Proteins found in one Oncorhynchus tshawytscha isolate Ot180627B linkage group LG25, Otsh_v2.0, whole genome shotgun sequence genomic segment:
- the kcnk12 gene encoding potassium channel subfamily K member 12: MTFSREGFGMSTPVTVAGKVFLIFYGLLGCAATILFFNLFLERIITLLAVVMKAVRERRIRNSGLLPPGIRHDFSACSFPGWKPSVYHVMLILGLSAIIISCCASAMYTPVEGWAYLDSLYFCFVTFSTIGFGDLVSSQRADYEYQPLYRLANCLFILMGVCCIYSLFNVISIVIKQVLNWMLQNLCCQRCNIRSNSFPLGRRNAIRPGSRIRKGRFGIRRPPDSGDSGPCDSDTEGGGRRLSGEMISMKDLTASNKVSLALMQKQLSESANGYPRTVCGGSRHNGFSGGVGALGIMNNRLAETSNSR, from the exons ATGACCTTCTCCAGAGAAG GTTTCGGGATGTCCACCCCGGTGACGGTGGCAGGGAAGGTGTTCCTGATCTTCTATGGTCTCCTTGGTTGCGCCGCCACCATCTTGTTCTTTAACCTCTTCCTGGAACGCATTATCACCCTCCTGGCCGTGGTAATGAAGGCCGTGAGGGAACGGCGCATCCGGAACTCCGGCCTCCTCCCGCCGGGTATCCGCCATGACTTCTCGGCGTGTTCGTTCCCGGGGTGGAAGCCGTCGGTCTACCACGTCATGTTGATCCTGGGGCTGTCTGCCATCATCATCTCCTGCTGCGCCTCAGCCATGTACACCCCTGTGGAGGGATGGGCCTACCTGGACTCACTCTACTTCTGTTTCGTCACATTTAG CACCATTGGCTTCGGGGACCTAGTATCAAGCCAGAGAGCGGACTATGAGTACCAGCCGCTGTACCGTCTGgctaactgcctgttcatcctCATGGGCGTCTGCTGCATCTACTCTCTGTTCAACGTCATCTCCATCGTCATCAAACAG gtGCTCAACTGGATGCTTCAGAACCTGTGCTGCCAGCGGTGCAACATCAGGTCAAACTCTTTCCCGTTGGGACGCCGCAACGCCATCCGGCCCGGATCGAGAATCCGTAAGGGCCGCTTTGGAATCAGACGCCCGCCCGACTCTGGGGATTCGGGACCCTGCGACAGCGACACAGAGGGGGGAGGACGCAGACTCTCTGGAGAGATGATTTCAATGAAGGACCTGACAGCCTCGAATAAGGTCTCACTGGCCCTCATGCAGAAGCAGTTATCAGAGTCCGCTAACGGTTATCCCAGGACGGTGTGCGGCGGCTCGAGACATAACGGGTTCTCTGGAGGAGTGGGCGCTCTGGGGATCATGAACAACAGACTGGCAGAGACCAGCAACTCCAGGTAG